One region of Glycine max cultivar Williams 82 chromosome 9, Glycine_max_v4.0, whole genome shotgun sequence genomic DNA includes:
- the LOC100812465 gene encoding uncharacterized protein, which produces MAVSLTQGAITEICRGNCSENLQPVLQVIELKQVQSQQNSTVERYCVVLSDGSFYQQGMLATQKNDLVHSGKLQKGSVLRLTQFLCNVVQNHKIIIIIDLDVILDYCELIGQPVSTPKHTPKEPGVNFGNSQSLNSSSHAGGMNARPNVSGSSIYYPKANPPARNDPPAYPKAKTLTQGAIMEICSGNDPKNLQPVLQVIEFKLVQSQQNSTIERYRVVLSDGSFYQQGMLATQKNELIYSGRLQQGAIIRLTQFICNVVQNRKIIIIVDLDVICEKCELIGEPVAAPKGAPAESATGQSGFTFGNLQYLDRSSHSGGMTTIQNLAGQSLDLKPVLQVLELELVNSQQHSASVNFHLVLSDGYHFQQAMLTTQKNQLVRSGKLQKGSIVRLTQFVCNVVQSCKIIMVLDLDVVLEKCELLGQPVAAPAEFATGQPSGFTFGNSQSLNSCSHAGGVSGLANDFSAMNLATGQVTPPAYNPINSSSDFDFGMPTNQVGQRYESQYNNFVSAGAPGSYMSCTNCGGSGHSSLLCPNIRNLPLGSGGGASVECCKCHQSDHWGERLP; this is translated from the exons ATGGCCGTGTCTCTGACACAGGGGGCGATAACGGAGATTTGCAGAGGCAATTGCTCCGAAAACTTGCAACCGGTGCTGCAGGTGATCGAGTTGAAGCAGGTGCAGTCGCAGCAAAACAGCACCGTCGAGAGGTACTGCGTGGTTCTTTCCGACGGGTCCTTTTACCAGCAAGGGATGCTCGCCACGCAGAAGAATGACTTGGTTCATTCGGGAAAGTTGCAGAAAGGTTCCGTTCTTAGACTCACTCAGTTCCTCTGCAATGTTGTCCAGAACCACAA GATTATTATCATCATTGACCTAGATGTTATACTGGACTATTGTGAGCTGATTGGACAACCTGTCTCAACACCAAAACACACACCTAAAGAACCAGGAGTCAACTTTGGGAATTCACAATCTTTAAATAGCAGTTCACATGCAGGTGGCATGAATGCTAGACCAAATGTATCTGGGTCATCTATCTATTATCCAAAAGCGAATCCTCCTGCTCGTAATGACCCTCCTGCTTATCCTAAAGCAAAGACTCTGACGCAGGGGGCGATAATGGAGATATGCAGTGGCAATGACCCCAAGAATTTGCAGCCGGTGCTGCAGGTTATCGAGTTTAAGCTGGTCCAGTCGCAGCAAAACAGCACCATTGAAAGGTACCGTGTGGTTCTCTCTGACGGTTCCTTTTACCAGCAAGGGATGCTCGCCACGCAGAAGAATGAGTTGATCTATTCTGGAAGGTTGCAGCAAGGCGCCATTATTAGACTCACACAGTTCATCTGCAATGTTGTTCAAAACCGCAA GATTATTATCATAGTTGACCTAGATGTTATATGTGAAAAATGTGAGCTGATTGGAGAACCTGTCGCAGCTCCAAAAGGTGCACCTGCAGAATCTGCCACTGGTCAATCTGGATTCACCTTTGGAAATTTGCAATATTTGGATAGGAGTTCACATTCAGGTGGTATGACTACTATACAAAATTTGGCTGGTCAATCTCTGGACTTGAAGCCAGTGCTGCAAGTTCTGGAGTTGGAGTTGGTGAACTCCCAACAACATAGCGCCTCCGTGAATTTCCATTTGGTTCTCTCCGATGGTTACCATTTCCAGCAAGCGATGCTCACGACGCAGAAGAATCAATTGGTTCGTTCTGGAAAGTTGCAAAAAGGTTCCATTGTTAGACTCACTCAGTTCGTCTGCAACGTTGTCCAGAGTTGCAA GATTATTATGGTTCTTGATCTAGATGTTGTGCTGGAGAAATGTGAGCTGTTAGGACAACCTGTTGCAGCACCTGCAGAATTTGCCACTGGTCAACCTTCTGGATTCACCTTTGGGAATTCACAATCTTTGAATAGCTGTTCACACGCAGGTGGTGTCAGTGGGCTGGCAAATGATTTTAGTGCCATGAACCTTGCCACCGGGCAAGTTACGCCTCCAGCTTATAATCCAATAAATAGCAgtagtgattttgattttgggaTGCCAACAAACCAAGTGGGTCAACGGTATGAAAGccaatataacaattttgttTCAGCAGGTGCTCCTGGTTCATATATGTCATGCACCAATTGTGGAGGCTCTGGCCATAGCTCTCTTCTTTGCCCAAATATTAGAAATCTACCTTTGGGATCAGGTGGTGGTGCTTCTGTCGAATGCTGTAAATGCCATCAATCTGATCACTGGGGGGAGAGATTGCCCTGA
- the LOC100813000 gene encoding uncharacterized protein, protein MDPPDSQSQEQEAPKKNGVVFVILRWILAILFPFLLFLSIPFLLGLLVLMFADFSIPNPISLPSQCKIVSTGVDIRSSKICELGLLDYKAKDVFHHFERSKFRCRYDYYWASVFKVEYKDHFSGQTQVAFAEAPNEALPLYCRPNFGAAWLTQYKFKVNETYDCWYTSGISKVRLHQDSLFGCDAHEQSTLEKSRQYSTMAMEMVISWFSSRGRTKHWRWETLAGVVTGFLTSLISITFIRFLQLLLPSLYQSFTTWIFSWRVNAVLIRRACFLLAYLSFVAWLAIEYGKRLGLMDIFRLPKS, encoded by the exons ATGGATCCTCCGGATTCTCAGTCCCAGGAACAGGAAGCGCCCAAGAAGAACGGCGTCGTTTTTGTCATTCTGCGATGGATCCTCGCgattctttttcctttcctcCTCTTTCTCTCGATTCCCTTTCTGCTTGGCTTACTGGTTCTCATGTTCGCCGATTTCTCCATCCCCAACCCCATTTCTCTCCCCTCACAGTGCAAAATCGTCTCCACTG GTGTTGATATTAGGTCATCTAAGATATGTGAACTTGGATTGTTAGATTATAAAGCAAAGGATGTGTTCCATCATTTTGAAAGAAGCAAATTTCGCTGCCGTTATGATTACTATTGGGCTTCAGTATTCAAG GTGGAATATAAAGATCACTTTTCTGGTCAGACACAAGTTGCATTTGCTGAGGCTCCCAATGAGGCCCTTCCTCTTTATTGCAGGCCTAATTTTGGTGCTGCATGGTTGACACAATATAAATTTAAG GTCAACGAGACTTATGATTGTTGGTACACATCTGGCATTTCCAAAGTTCGTTTACATCAAGATAGTCTTTTTGGTTGTGATGCCCATGAGCAGTCTACTCTTGAGAAGAGTAGACAATATTCTACCAT GGCAATGGAGATGGTAATTTCCTGGTTTTCGAGTAGAGGAAGGACCAAGCATTGGAGGTGGGAAACTTTAGCTGGAGTTGTAACTGGGTTCTTAACTTCATTGATCTCCATAACCTTTATTAGGTTCCTTCAACTACTTCTGCCTTCGCTATATCAATCTTTCACAACATGGATATTTTCTTGGCGTGTCAATGCTGTTCTCATCAGGCGCGCTTGTTTTCTTTTGGCATACTTATCTTTTGTGGCCTGGTTAGCTATAGAATATGGGAAGAGGCTTGGTCTCATGGATATATTCAGACTTCCTAAATCATAG
- the LOC100778597 gene encoding replication protein A 70 kDa DNA-binding subunit A codes for MAVSLTQSAIMEMCSANCPEGLQPVLQVIELKLVQSQQNSNVERYRLVLSDGSHYQQGMLATQKNDLVHAGKLQKGSVVRLTQFICNVVQSRKIIIIVDLDVVLDKCELIGEPVPAPKDAPTESATGQSGVTSGNPQLLNSSSHTGGMPARPNVASPSPDHPKVNPSASGVYSSNAPPTYPKVEHGVSRSAPFSGSSGGQNTGFRNPQFEASRPLQNSYARPPQQPMYRQPSPMYTNRAPMGRNEAAPRIIPIAALNPYQSMWTIKARVTFKGELRHYTNARGDGKVFSFDLLDSDGGEIRATCFNAVADQFYNVIEAGKVYLISRGSIKPAQKNFNHLRNDQELTLDVASIIQPCLDDNDSIPSQTFNYRPISEIESLENNSIVDVIGVVTSISPTASIMRKNGTEVQKRTLQLKDMSGRSVELTLWGNFCIVEGQRLQTICDAGEFPVLATKAVRVNDFNGKSVGTIATSQLYVEPDFPEACTLKRWFENEGKSVPTLSISREISNLGKTDVRKTISQIKDEKLGTSEKPDWISVFAAVSHIKVDNFCYPGCPLKIGDRQCNKKVTNNADGTWHCERCNQSIDTCDFRYLLSMQIQDHTGITWVTAFQESGEEIMGIPAKDLYYMKYEEQDDDKFSEIFHKVLFTEYMFKLRIKEEFYSDEQRIKSTIVKAEKVNFASKSRVNLELIFNELRAEKSKGITIPNSVTNNTRLGSVETGQVTPPAYYKSNANTSRDFGMPANQVGQQHGNQYSNISSAGAAPGSYTSCTNCGVSGHSSALCPNIRNVPGHSAGGGFANRASAGLGGGGGASVECYKCHQSGHYARDCPGFSAAPPSSYGSNSGGGGSGECFKCHQTGHWARDCPGLSAAPSSYGSANAMQGRYGVAQKQQFGGY; via the exons atGGCCGTGTCCCTGACGCAGAGTGCGATAATGGAGATGTGCAGTGCGAATTGCCCCGAGGGCTTGCAACCGGTGCTGCAGGTGATCGAGTTGAAGCTGGTGCAGTCGCAGCAAAACAGCAACGTCGAGAGGTACCGTTTGGTTCTCTCCGACGGTTCACATTACCAGCAAGGGATGCTCGCCACGCAGAAGAACGACTTGGTTCATGCTGGAAAGTTACAGAAAGGTTCCGTTGTTAGACTCACTCAGTTCATCTGCAACGTTGTCCAGAGCCGCAA GATTATTATCATCGTTGACCTAGATGTTGTACTGGACAAATGTGAGCTGATTGGAGAACCTGTCCCTGCACCAAAAGATGCACCTACAGAATCTGCAACTGGTCAATCAGGAGTCACATCTGGGAATCCACAACTTTTGAATAGCAGTTCACACACTGGTGGCATGCCTGCTAGACCAAATGTGGCTTCACCATCTCCAGATCATCCAAAAGTAAATCCTTCTGCCAGTGGTGTTTATTCAAGTAATGCCCCTCCTACTTATCCTAAAGTAGAGCATGGAGTTAGTAGATCAGCACCATTCAGTGGGTCTTCTGGTGGTCAGAACACAGGTTTCCGCAATCCCCAATTTGAGGCGTCAAGGCCCTTGCAAAACTCATATGCTCGTCCACCTCAGCAGCCTATGTACCGTCAGCCATCTCCAATGTACACTAACAGAGCGCCAATGGGAAGAAATGAAGCTGCCCCCAGGATAATTCCAATAGCAGCATTGAATCCATACCAGAGTATGTGGACTATTAAAGCCAGGGTAACATTTAAGGGAGAACTCAGGCACTATACCAATGCTCGAGGTGATGGCAAGGTGTTTTCTTTTGATCTTCTGGATTCTGATGGCGGAGAAATTCGGGCAACTTGCTTCAATGCTGTGGCTGATCAGTTCTACAATGTTATTGAAGCTGGTAAGGTATATCTAATTTCCAGGGGAAGCATAAAGCCAGCTCAGAAGAATTTTAATCACCTTCGCAATGATCAAGAGCTGACCCTTGATGTGGCATCAATTATACAGCCATGCCTTGATGATAATGACTCAATTCCATCACAGACATTTAATTATCGCCCCATTAGTGAAATTGAAAGTTTGGAAAACAACAGCATTGTGGATGTGATTGGTGTGGTGACTTCTATTAGTCCTACAGCTTCAATCATGAGAAAAAATGGCACTGAAGTTCAGAAGAGAACTCTCCAGTTGAAAGACATGTCAGGCCGAAGTGTTGAGTTAACTCTATGGGGAAATTTTTGCATTGTAGAAGGACAAAGGTTGCAAACTATTTGTGATGCTGGGGAATTTCCAGTTTTGGCTACAAAAGCTGTCAGAGTAAATGATTTCAATGGGAAGTCTGTCGGGACTATAGCCACTAGTCAGCTATATGTGGAGCCTGATTTTCCTGAGGCTTGTACACTGAAAAGATGGTTTGAAAATGAAGGGAAGAGTGTCCCAACTCTCTCTATTTCCAGAGAAATATCTAATCTGGGTAAGACTGATGTGCGGAAGACTATATCTCAAATTAAAGATGAGAAGTTAGGGACTTCAGAGAAGCCTGATTGGATATCTGTCTTTGCAGCTGTTTCACACATTAAGGTTGATAACTTCTGTTACCCAGGGTGCCCTCTCAAGATAGGGGATAGACAATGTAACAAAAAGGTGACTAATAACGCAGATGGGACATGGCATTGTGAAAGATGTAATCAGTCTATTGACACATGTGACTTTAGGTACTTACTGTCAATGCAGATACAGGATCACACTGGCATAACATGGGTTACTGCTTTCCAGGAGAGTGGTGAGGAGATAATGGGTATACCTGCAAAAGATTTGTATTATATGAAGTATGAAGAGCAAGATGATGATAAGTTTTCTGAAATCTTCCACAAGGTTCTCTTCACCGAGTACATGTTCAAGTTAAGAATAAAAGAGGAATTCTACAGTGATGAACAACGTATTAAGTCAACGATAGTAAAAGCAGAAAAGGTAAACTTTGCTTCTAAATCTAGAGTTAATTTGGAGTTGATTTTTAACGAACTCAGGGCTGAGAAATCGAAAGGTATCACCATTCCCAACTCTGTAACCAATAATACTAGACTGGGGAGCGTTGAAACTGGACAAGTTACACCACCAGCTTATTATAAGAGCAATGCTAATACCAGTAGAGATTTTGGGATGCCGGCAAATCAAGTGGGTCAACAGCATGGAAACCAATATAGCAATATTTCTTCTGCAGGTGCTGCTCCTGGTTCATATACATCATGCACCAACTGTGGAGTCTCTGGTCATAGCTCTGCACTTTGCCCAAATATTAGAAATGTACCTGGACATTCTGCAGGAGGGGGCTTTGCCAACAGGGCATCTGCGGGAttaggtggtggtggtggtgcttcTGTCGAATGCTATAAATGTCATCAAAGTGGTCATTATGCAAGAGATTGTCCTGGTTTCAGTGCAGCACCTCCATCATCATATGGGAGCAATTCAGGTGGTGGTGGTTCTGGCGAATGCTTTAAATGCCATCAAACTGGCCACTGGGCAAGAGACTGTCCTGGTCTCAGTGCAGCACCTTCATCATATGGAAGCGCTAATGCAATGCAGGGAAGATATGGGGTTGCTCAAAAGCAACAATTTGGAGGATATTGA